Proteins from one Geomonas agri genomic window:
- a CDS encoding GreA/GreB family elongation factor, with the protein MTNMISAEGRKRLQERYDFLWETERPRMVKNMADAAAEGDRSENAEYIYSKKRLREIDRELKHLGDRLKVLKVIYPPLNPTSVSFGCWVTYEDEEGDERCYQLVGPDEFDVSLGKISVDSPVGKALLGKKVDDEVTIKRPAGDLTVTVLSITSKKPE; encoded by the coding sequence ATGACCAACATGATCAGCGCCGAAGGGCGCAAACGATTGCAGGAACGCTACGATTTTCTCTGGGAGACCGAGAGGCCGCGCATGGTGAAGAACATGGCCGATGCCGCCGCCGAAGGGGACCGCTCCGAGAATGCGGAATACATCTATTCGAAGAAGAGGCTGCGCGAGATCGACCGGGAACTGAAGCACCTGGGGGACCGGCTCAAGGTGCTCAAGGTGATCTACCCGCCGCTGAACCCCACCTCGGTCAGCTTCGGCTGCTGGGTCACCTACGAGGACGAGGAGGGGGATGAGCGTTGCTACCAGTTGGTCGGGCCCGACGAGTTCGACGTGAGCCTGGGCAAGATCAGTGTCGACTCACCGGTGGGCAAGGCGCTGCTCGGCAAGAAGGTCGACGACGAGGTCACGATAAAGAGGCCGGCCGGCGACCTTACCGTCACCGTGCTCTCCATTACCTCCAAGAAGCCGGAGTAG